A single window of Candidatus Bathyarchaeota archaeon DNA harbors:
- a CDS encoding GNAT family N-acetyltransferase: MLKVYSHNDADAKSLLPEVSKYTEMAKLMKLPFWILVEDSNPIGLVTTGKEPLQLLAPIGTPVAMIDLIQKNQPRSILTDFASQSLKLAIEKEAEYATVELTSEEGDAIDSFLEVKFKVLADTFRMNLQLDRDFDSPQGLQFEQTRKEEMLRWIQLASRFLSGSADVVMERILRYLGDLPENLMEMYYSLEKFYFASLNKREIGILNFSSKAGRISNVGIDPARRGQGYGRQIMLFALKQLQAGDCKQARLRVHIKNKPAINLYKSLGFEVSERRKLLIYENKEA, encoded by the coding sequence ACAATGATGCTGACGCTAAATCACTTTTGCCTGAAGTTTCGAAATACACTGAAATGGCCAAGCTAATGAAACTACCTTTCTGGATATTAGTTGAGGACTCGAATCCGATAGGCCTAGTGACTACAGGAAAGGAACCCCTGCAACTGTTAGCTCCAATTGGGACTCCAGTAGCTATGATAGATTTGATTCAGAAAAATCAGCCCCGAAGTATTTTGACGGATTTTGCATCTCAATCATTAAAGTTGGCCATTGAGAAAGAAGCTGAATACGCTACCGTTGAACTCACCTCAGAGGAGGGCGATGCAATTGACAGCTTCTTAGAGGTCAAATTCAAAGTTTTAGCCGACACATTCAGGATGAATCTTCAACTCGATCGAGATTTCGACTCTCCTCAAGGGCTTCAATTTGAGCAGACCCGCAAAGAAGAGATGCTTAGATGGATCCAGTTGGCAAGTAGGTTCCTGTCCGGCTCGGCTGATGTGGTCATGGAAAGAATTCTAAGATATCTTGGCGATTTGCCTGAAAACCTTATGGAGATGTACTATTCATTGGAGAAGTTCTATTTCGCTAGCCTAAACAAACGTGAAATTGGGATCTTAAACTTCAGTTCAAAAGCAGGAAGAATCAGCAACGTTGGGATTGACCCTGCAAGACGAGGCCAAGGCTATGGACGGCAAATAATGCTGTTTGCGTTAAAACAACTTCAGGCTGGGGATTGCAAGCAGGCGAGACTAAGAGTGCACATTAAAAACAAACCAGCTATAAACCTGTACAAATCCTTAGGGTTTGAGGTTTCTGAAAGACGAAAATTGCTGATCTACGAGAATAAAGAAGCCTAG